The Mesoplodon densirostris isolate mMesDen1 chromosome 8, mMesDen1 primary haplotype, whole genome shotgun sequence genomic interval CTGTCTGGTATCTTGCAACCGATTGCCTCTATTTCTTTGGTTCTCACCAGCTCTGCTATTCCATTCCTCAACTATTGGAGGGGACTCAGGAGGGCGTTTTAGGTATTCCTGGTACTCTTTGTCATCTTCTGTGAATCCACTGGCAAACATCTCTTCAAAATTTGGAACAGCTTCAGAAGTGTCTGTCATTCTGAAATTCCCAGGGATTTGAGGCAGCTGTACTGTTTAACACTTAGATTGTTTAGATCTCCGACCCAGAACACCGTCACAGGACCTCCAGACCCCTTCAGCTCTCCAAGGTAACAGggcatggcaggcagattcttaaccactgtgccaccagagaggggcttcttttttttttttttttttttttttttgctgtacgcgggcctctcactgctgtggcctctcccgttgcggagcacaggctccggacacacaggccccgcggccatggctcgcgggcccagccgctccgcggcatgtgggatcctccgggatcggggcacgaacccgtgtcccctgcatcggcaggcggactctcaaccactgcgccaccagggaggccctggggcttctttttttaagtaaaattattttattttattagaacaAGTAAGATCGTCAAAAATCGTCAGATTTCACTTACAGCTTTTAACGGCTTTAAATACCATCGATATGCTGCTGACTCTCAAATGTGTGTCTTCCACCCAAACCCCTCCCACTTGCAACTCAAACTCACAGCCTAGACCCAACCTGCTCCTTGACCAGACACTGTCCTCCTGGGAAATGACATCACTGTGTGCCCAGCTGttcaagccagaaacctggacTGTTTCATTCTCCCTCCCTCATCTTCCTTACTCAGTTTACTCCAAGCCTTGCTGGCCCCCACCTCTTCTACCTCCCAGATAATCCCCTGGGCTTTTCTCACCTCTGCTGTCTCCATCACTGCACTGTAGCACCCTCCTAACTGGGCTTCTGACCCCACCCATTCTCCTCAGCGGTTACTGCTAAAAACctaaatcaggggcttccctggtggcgcagtggttgagagtccgcctgccgatgcaggggacaagggttcgtgccccggtccgggaagatcccacatgctgtggagcggctgggcccgtgagccatggcctctgagcctgcgcgtccggagcctgtgctccgcaacgggagaggccgcagcggtgagaggcccgcataccgcaaaaaaaaaaaaaaaaaaacttgcctaAGAATAAAGGAAATCATTGGCTTTCCACTGCAGCAAATCCAGCTCCTTACCACAGCCTATGGAAACCATTGACTGCTATGATTCCTGCCCACCCTTTTCCAACGCCACCCAATGTCATTCTTCCATCAGTTATCCTTCCTCAGCTACACTGGATTCCTGGCAGTTCCTAAAACACAGCAAACACCTTTCTGCTGCAGGGcatttgcatatgctgttccatGTGCCTACAATGCTATTCCCGTGGCTGGTTCTTCTTCACCCACTGGAGAAGTCTTTCCTGGCAACTGAAACCTATATTGGACCCCACTTGGCTCTTTTCCTTAATAGAACTGTTTGTGATCTGTAAAGAGTGCTTGCCTAGTATTCAGTGGTATGTATAGCCTAGTGAGAGAACCCTAACAGATCACGTCTGTTTTATTTACTACTGTATCCTTGGTCCCTAGCATGGGGTATGGCCAGGAATAGGTGTTCAATCCATATTTGTTGATAAAAAGATAGAGTGAACAAACATGCTTTAGGGTCCCAGAAAATCGGGATGTCAGTGCTGAAAGACGCTTGA includes:
- the LOC132495436 gene encoding RNA guanine-N7 methyltransferase-activating subunit-like protein, translating into MTDTSEAVPNFEEMFASGFTEDDKEYQEYLKRPPESPPIVEEWNSRAGENQRNRGNRLQDTRQFRGRDSRWGWPSDNRSNQWHGQSWGNNYPQHRQEPYYPHQHGHYGYNQRPPYGYY